TTTTTGATAACCAATTAAGCAATACGATAGGTGTGCCAATCGAAGTCAATAATGAGACCTTCGCGTTATTCATGCGTCCGGATGCAGAGGTTCAATTCGGTGAGCTGCGCGTATTTTTTGCTGTTATTATCGGGTTTACCGTATTGTTCAGTCTGGGATTCGTAATGATCAGCGTATTACATGTGGTCAGACCTATTACACGTTTAACAACGGCAACTAAGCGGATTTCAAAAGGTAGATATGATATTAAACTAAATACTTGGCGAAGGGATGAGATTGGTCAGTTAGCCTCACACTTTATGATTATGAGCCGTGAGCTGGAACGGACCAATCGTGCGCGTCAAGAGTTTGTTGCGAATGTGTCGCATGAAATCGAATCGCCATTAACTTCTATTCAAGGCTTTGCCCAAACCCTTAAAGATCCTACATTACCAGAGGATGAACGCATAGAGTACCTTAATATTATTGATCAAGAAAGCCATCGTCTATCGATGCTTAGTAAACAGCTGCTAACGTTATCTTCCCTCGATTATGATCCGGATTCCTTGCAGAAGAAGCCTATAGATTTGCGTGCACAGCTTCGGCAGGTTGTACAAATCATGGAGTGGAGATTAACAGAGAAGCAATTAGCCGTTCGTTTAAGTCTTGCGGACATTCGCGTATATGGCGATTCCAATCTGTTGTATCAGGTGTGGATGAACCTCATTACTAATGCTATCAAATATACACCTGCTGAGGGATCCATTATGATTTCCGCAAAACTTGACGAAGGGAATTGTGTTGTAACCTTTTCGGATACTGGGGAAGGTATTCCTGCTGAGGAATTACCACTCATCTTTGACCGTTTTTATAAAGTTGACCGGGCACGGACACGAGAAACACATAGTAGCGGACTTGGACTTGCGATTACGCAAAAGATTGTAGAGACACATAACGGAACCATAGAAGTATCCAGTACAGTTGGCAAAGGCACGACCTTTACTGTTACTCTTCCTCTTTTGTAACTGGTTATTCATACTCCGTTCATTTTCATCTTCTAAACTGTGACTATACAGATTAGAAGGAGTGGTAATATGTTTCTAGCCTTAAGAGAAATGCGACATTCTAAAGCCAGATACCTGTTGATAATGGTAATCATGTTATTGGTTTCCTTTCTTGTACTTTTCGTAACGGGACTGGCCAGAGGATTAGCGTATGCTAATATCTCAGCAATAGAGAATATGCCGGCAAACTATTACGTGGTGCAGAAGGATGCGGATCAGACGTTTAGACGTTCTCAGTTAACGGATACGGAGCTGGGTAGTGTTCGAGCAGTAGTAGGAGATAATAATGCTTCATCACTTGCTTTACAGATGAGTACAGTGACTACGAACGATACGGATACTAAAGCAGACGTAACTTTTTTCGCAGTTGATATGAACGGTTTACTGGCTCCAAAAGTGATTGAAGGTGACAAGATTACGAATGATACGCAGGGAAGTGTCATCGTTGATCGTGACTTGGAACAGTCGGGCATTAAGATTGGTAGTACGATCCAAGATCAGGCGACTGGGAAGGAATTTAAAGTTACAGGATATGTTGAGAATAGCTCATACAGCCATACCCCAGTAGTCTATATTAACAATAAAGATTGGCAGGAAATGAGACAAGGTGTTAATCAAGGTAGTGAGGCTACATCAGGAGCGCCTTTTAATGTAATTGCGCTTAATGCAAACGCAGGGCAAGTGGATAAGATCTCTGCTAGTACGAAAAATGTGGAAGTGATTACGCAAAAAGAAGCGATTTCTAATATTCCGGGTTATTCATCAGAACAAGGTTCACTGCTTATGATGATTGCCTTCCTGTTCGTAATCGCCGGGTTTGTTCTGGCTGTATTCTTCTATGTCATTACCATTCAGAAAACAAGCCAGTTTGGAATTCTGAAAGCCATGGGTACAAAAATGTCTTACTTGGCTTGGAGCGTTGTAGGGCAGGTCATGATATTGGCTATTGCAAGTCTAAGCATTAGCTTGCTGCTTACCTTTGGAATGAATCAGGTACTACCAGACACTATGCCGTTCCAACTGGAACCTTCTACGATTCTATTAACCAGCGGTTTGTTCGTTGGGATGTCTCTTTTAGGATCACTCATTTCTGTCGCTAAAGTGGCAAAAGTTGATGCATTAGAAGCAATTGGGAGGGCTGGGGCATGAGTACTACTAAACTATTGATGAAGCAAGTGACCAAGACGTATGGAGACGGCGATACAACGGTATCTGTTCTGAACAATTTGAATCTTATAGTCAATGAAGGGGAATTCGTCGCCGTCCTTGGGCCTTCGGGAACAGGGAAGAGTACATTCCTTTCAGCAGCGGGAGCACTTCTTACCCCTACCAGTGGTGAGATTTTCATAGATGGAGAATCGCTTACTGACAAAAGTAAAAGCGAGCTGACTGAGCTTCGTTTAGAGAAGATAGGCTTTATGTTCCAAAGCGCACAGCTACTGCCTTATTTGAAAGTTGAGGAGCAACTTCTCTTTGTAGCTAAACAAGCGAAGATGAGTGCTAAAGAAGCTAAAGAACGGGCAGCAGATTTGATGAAGCGTCTGGATATCTGGAAACGTCGGAACCATTATCCTGAGCAGTTATCTGGCGGCGAGAAGCAGCGTGTAGCCATTGCAAGAGCATGGATGAATAAACCTGCGATCTTGTTTGCAGATGAACCGACAGCAAGTTTAGATTTCAAACGGGGCAGAGAAGTCGTGCGAATGATTGCTGACGAAGTTAAGAGTGAAGGCAAGGCTGCTGTAATGGTCACTCATGATGAACGGATGCTTGAATGGTGCGACCGCGTGTTGCATCTGGAAGATGGACATTTGGTTGAACATGAGTTAAGCAAAATTTAGTAGAAAAAAGATTCATGCCTTGAATGGCATGAATCTTTTTTTGTGTGTGAGTAATAGACTGTCCTTATTTGTCAGCTATGGTAACTTGGCCTGAGCCATATGTGTCAAACCAGCCTTTAATTGTGTTGAAATCGCTACTGAATGACAGTGCCAGTTCTAGTAGAATTCGGGCATGTGCTGCGTTCAGGTTGTCTCCGGCAATTATGCCGTCACTTGATGTATAGTTAGAACCGGAACCCGTACGAGTGGTAGCTACGAAGATCACTCCGTTTTCCTTAATAGCCTTTGTACGAGCTTCTCCCATCGCTTTGGATACGCCACCGGCCCCTGTGCCTGAAGTAACGATACCTTTTGCTCCGTCTTGGACGAAACCTTTAATTGCTCCTGCACCCGCATCTTGGTAGGCATAAGCAATTTCAACCTTCGGCATATCGCTGCTCTTAATCTTAGTTAGATCGAATGGTGTTGCCCATTTGTCAGCGGTCAATAGCGCTCTGGAGTTCGCACGATATATTCTAATATTATTTTCATCGATATATCCGAGGATACCTAGTTGCGGACTTTCAAAAGTGTCAGTACGATAGGCATTCGTCTTGGTAACCTCTCTAGCTGTATGAATCTCGTCATTTAACATGAGTACAGTACCGTAATATTTCGTTTTTCCACTAGCAGCTAGTTTAATAGCATTGAATAGATTAGCCTGAGCGTCACTTCCGATAACAGTCCATGGACGCATAGAACCAGTTACCACGACAGGTTTGGAGCTGCGAACAGTAAGATCAAGGAAATAAGCAATTTCCTCCATCGTATCTGTACCTGTAGTAACAACGATACCGTCTTGGGTTTCTAGTGCTTTATCTACATTTAAGGAGAGATCATATAGTTGTTGCATGGTATACGAGCCAGAGCCTGCATTCCCAAATTGATAGCTAGTTACATCGGCGAACTTTTTAAGGTTAGGCAGCGCCTTGACCATATCCTCCATTAACAAAGTCCCGGCTTTATAATTCTGAAAGCTGGTCTCATCCACAGATTTACCGGCAATCGTACCACCGGTTGCTATGACTTGGACCTTTGGAAGCTTAACTGTTCCTTCAATCGTTTGGGTAACCTCTGCAGCGTAAGTGGTAGAAACGGGAAGCATTGTTGAAGCGGAGAAGAGTAGTGTGAAAGTGAGTCCTGCGGCAACAGTAGTTTTGGCGAGCTTTGATTGAAATCCATTCATAGATGTAGCCTCCCATTTGAGTATGTACTTTCACTTATATGTTATTTTATATTACATATAGGTGGTTCGTGATTGGATTATATCTATGAATATATTATTACGACAAGTTTACTTACATGCTGATAAAACGCTTAAATCTACTATTTATGCCGATTTTCTATCTATTGCTTATATATTATATGAATTTTATTAATCAACTTTTGAAGTAAAATATAATAGTTATGTTATATTTTATAACACTAAACTTGCGAGGTTTATGAATCTAATAAATAACAAAATGCCGGACTATCTTTGTGAGATTGTCCGGCGTTGCTAATCTATAAATTTGCTGCCGAAACTTTCTCGGCGGCCTGACTACATGTCTTTTCTAGAGACTAGTAGTTTTTGTATAAACACATTGGTGGCCATGGAGGAGGAACTTTCTTTATGGCGGATGATAGAAAATTGTCTTTCAAGATGGTGATGTCTGATGGGAAGTTCATAGATTTCACCACATGCTAATTCCTTACGCACAATCCATCTGGAGAGCATAGCGATTCCCAAACCGGAGGAGACCGCTTCTTTAACTCCTTGACTACTGTTGAAAACATATGATCTTTTGACAAATATCTCTTCTTCTTGAATGAAATGATCACTAAAAGCACGCGTTCCAGAGCCAGGCTCTCTCAGTACCCAAACCTGATTTTGCAGCATGCTTTGCTCGACAGCCCCCCTTTTTGACAAAGGGTGATCGGCAGGGGAGACGATAATCATCTCATCCTTCATGTAAGGTGTGACGATCAGATCATTCTCATGGGCTTCTCCTTCGATAAAGCCTATGTCCAATTCATTAGATCTTACACCACCAATAATTTCTTCGGTATTACCGATTGTCACTTGAAGCTTAACTTGCGGGTACTGATTTGCAAATTCCGCAAGTCTTGAGGGTAATATATATTCTCCAATTGTAAAGCTCGCTCCAATATGTATACTGCCAGTTACCTCATCCTGTAGCATTTGTATTTCCTGATGAGCTTCTTCAAAGTGGGCCAATATTTGCTTGGCGTGTTTATAAAGAATTGCACCTGCTTCGGTTAATCTCACTTGTTTCGGAGACCGGTGCAGAAGCTTTGCGCCTAGTTCATTCTCAAGATTCCGGATATGTAGACTGACACCGGGTTGAGAAAGATTTAGTAATTCTCCTGCTTTAGAGAAATGGCTTTGCTCAGCTACAGTAACGAATACCCGTAATGTATCAACAATCATAAAAATCCCTCTCTGAAAGTCCCAAATGTATTAAATTTTCTTATCAAGTACGAACTGAGCCTTCTTTTGTGAGAATCCAATTCGTGTGTAAAAACGTACGGCATCTTCCCTAGTTTGGTTTGTACGAACTCTTAATTTGTTCACTCCAATTTGTGCTGCCCAGCGTTCACAGGCTTCAACAAGTTGTTTACCGGTCCCTACTCCGCGATGTTGCTGATCGACCACTAAACCACCAATCTCAACAAAGGGTGGAGATTCAATTAACAATCGCACACTGGCATGAATCCATCCTATTAATTGCCTATCCGACTCTGCTACATAAATAACATGATCTTTACGATTACTTATCTCTGGAATTCTTTCTTCTAGTTGCTCGATATTTAAAGGATAACCGAGTTCACTGGATACTCTTGCAATCTCTTGCGTATCGTCTATTGTTGCTGTTCTAATAAGTATGTTCATTCACCGCCTTAAAATGAAGTAAGTCTTTATTATATTTCATCTTGTACAGAGGAACACCTCTAATAAGCTACTTTGTACTATTACGATAAGCGGATGGGGAAAGACCCATTGTCTTTTTAAAATACTTAGAGAAATGAGCTAATTCCATGCCGACTTGCTCCGCAATATCCGAAATGCTGAAATCTGTGTAAGAAAGCTGTCTTTTGGCATGCTCCATACGTTTCAATTGAACATAGTGCATAGGAGTCACCCCCATGAATCTTTTGAAATAAGGAATGAAATAGTTCGGGTGGAGGTGGACAAGCTCTGCTAAGTCATCAATCTCTATGGGCTTATTCAGATATTTATCGATGTAATGGAGCACATGAGCCAGCTTGCCTTGGTCACCGGTGTGTATGAATTGAGTCATAAAGTCTGTATCACTACTATCGCTCGATTCTAGACAAGTGGCTATGAGATTGAGCAAACACGCTTGCGTGCGCAGGATAGATAGAACGTCGTCCTTTTGAAATTGTTCGATCATCTCTATGAAGATTGCCCTTATTGAATCTGGATTAGGTGAATCGCAGATGTATAATTTTTTCTCTGCATGGAATAAGGGCCACTCCCCAATATCAGCATCAAAGTGGCAGTAATAACGGATATATGGATCATCAATAGAAGTTTCGGTAGTTTGTGTGCTCCCCGCAGGCATGATCATAAGCTGACCCGGTTTCGGATAATAGGTAATCCCGTTAATAATAACTTTTCCCATGCCCCCGTCTATATAATATAGCCGATTAAAAGCGGGTGTTTCCAGCGTGCGGTTCCATCCGGGATATCTGTTACTCAGTTGGGCATGGGTCACAGTAACCTTGAGATTCTGCAGGAGACGTCCTGATAAGTTACCTGGGTTGTTCATCATCTAACTCCTTTAACGCTCGTATATCCTCATTATAACGGTTCTATTTAACTAAAACATCTTACTTAAATGCAAATAAACCTTAATTTCAATCATGTTCATGTCCATAAATTAAGTATATCCTCTAAGCATAACCACTAATAAGGAAGTGACCAGAGATGAGTACAGTTCGTTATGGAATTATTGGCATTGGAAATATGGGAACGGCACATGCGCAGAGTCTGCTGAGTGATATTAAGGGGGCTGAACTTACTGCCGTATGTGATATAAGAGAAGAACGTTTGAAATGGGCTGAAGAGCAATTACCTGAGAACGTCAGGAAGTATTCAACTCCGAAAGAATTATTCGAGTCACGTATCATGGATGCGGTATTAATCTGTACTCCGCATTATGATCATCCTACACTTGCAATCGAAGCTTTTCAGCATGGTTATCATGTACTAGTGGAGAAGCCTGCAGGTGTTTATACGAAAGCTGTTCAACAGATGAATGATGCTGCAGCACAGTCTGACCGCAAATTTGGAATCATGTACAATCAGCGTACAAATCCTTTGTATCAGAAGCTGAGAGATCTTATTCAGTCTGGTGAGTTAGGTGAGATCCGCCGGACGAATTGGATTATTACCGACTGGTATAGATCGCAGAACTACTATAATTCTGGTGGCTGGCGGGCGACATGGGCGGGTGAAGGTGGTGGGGTATTGCTTAATCAAGATCCTCATCAGTTAGATTTATGGCAGTGGACAACAGGCATGATGCCGAAGCGGATAAGAGCATTTTGCCACTTTGGAAAATATCGCAACATTGAGGTTGAAGATGATGTAACCGCTTATGTGGAATATGAGAATGGAGCTACGGGTTTGTTTATTACTACAACTGGAGAGGCACCGGGGACCAATCGTTTTGAAATCAATGGCGATAATGGGAAAATCGTAGTGGAAGACGGGAAGCTGACCTTTTGGCGTTTACGTACACCTGAGCCTCAGTTCAACGCAGAATTCACAGGAGGATTCGGTAGTCCAGAGTGTTGGAAATGTGAGATTCCTGTAGAAAATGGCGGAGGGGAGCAACATAAAGGGATTCTACGGAACTTTACGAATGCCATTTTACATGATGAGGTATTACTTGCTCCTGGAGAGGAAGGGATTAAAGGGCTAACGCTTTCGAATGCTATGTATTTATCGGCTTGGACGGACAATTGGGTGGAGCTTCCGATAGATTCAGATTTATTCTATGAGAAACTAATGGAAAAAGTAAAAAATTCGACTTTCCAAAAGGAAACCTCAGAATCTAAAACATTGAATGTTAAAGGAACTCATTAAATCGAAGGAGAGAGGTTAAAGCCTATGAAACGTTCAACGATTGCGGCACAAATGTACACATTGCGTGATTTTACTCAAACGGCGGAGGATTTAAGAACAACTTTTCAAAAGGTATCAGCAATGGGTTATGAGAGTATTCAGATTTCATCCATCGGACCGATTGATCCGAAACTAGTCAAAAAATATGCTGATGAAGCAGGGCTGGCCATATGTGCGACTCATGTGTCATGGGAGCGGTTAGTGAATGATCTGGACGCTCTTGCCGCAGAGCATAAGCTGTGGAATTGCAAATACATTGGACTTGGAAGTTTACCGGAAGAATTTCGTACTGGAATTGAAAGCTACCGAAAATTCGCAAAATTGATATCTGAAATTGCGTTAACACTCAAAGAACAATACGGTCTGCAATTTGTTTATCATAATCATGATTTTGAATTTGAACGTTTTGACGGTATTACTGGAATGGAAGTATTGCTCAATGAGACGGACCCTGCAGTTGGTTTCATTCTTGATCTATATTGGGTTCAGGCAGGCGGGGCAAGTCCAGTGGAATGGATACGTAAAGTTGAAGGCAGAATGCAGGTCGTGCATTTAAAGGATATGGAGATTATAGACAGACAGCAAGTCTTTGCTGAGATCGGTGAAGGAAATATGAACTACGGTGAGATTATTACAGCTTGCCGTGGAACAGGTGTTGAATGGTATGTAGTGGAGCAAGATGTTTGCCGTCGTGATCCTTTTGAGAGTCTGGAGATTAGTCTGCGCTATCTGCTTAATCTTTTATAGTATCACTTAGAAGCCATTAGGAGGATTCTGATGAATAGAAAAGATGGAATGAACTATGCCCCCACGTATGAAGCTAAACCAATAGTAAAGCCAGGTGAATTCATCTTCGCTGCGATTGCACTAGATCACGGTCATATTTACGGAATGTGTAACGGGCTCGTTGAGGCAGGGGCAGAGTTGAAATGGGTATATGATCCGGATGTTGAGAAAGTTAGAGCTTTCATAGCCAAATATCCTGGAGCTAGGGCTGCTGATTCTATGGATGAAATATTGGAGGATCCAGAGGTTCGCTTAATTGCAGCGGCAGCTGTTCCTTCAGAGAGAGGACCTTTAGGAAATAAGGTTATGGCTCATGGGAAGGATTATTTTACGGATAAGACCCCTTTTACAACACTTGAACAACTGGATGATGCTAGAGCTATGGTCGCAGCAACCAATCAGAAGTATATGGTTTACTATAGTGAGCGTCTTCATGTTGAAAGCGCAATCTATGCGGGACAGTTGATCCGTCAGGGGGCGATTGGTCGTGTTCTTCAAGTCATTGGATTAGGACCGCATCGTTTAAATGCTTCTAGTCGACCGGAATGGTTCTTTGAGCGGGATAAATATGGCGGAATCCTAAGTGATATTGGCAGCCATCAAATCGAACAATTTTTGTATTATGCAGATTGTCAGGATGCTTCAATTGTTCACAGTAAGGTAGCTAATTATAATCATCCATCTTACCCTGAATTGGAGGACTTTGGTGATGCGACGCTTGTCGGGGACAATGGCGCAACCCAGTATTTTCGAGTAGATTGGTTTACACCTGATGGGCTCGGAACCTGGGGAGATGGACGTACAATGATCATGGGGACTGAAGGCTATATTGAATTGCGAAAATATACTGATGTCGGGCGTTCTAATACAACAGATCATGTGTACTGGGTGAACGGAGAAGGGGAGCATTATGAACATGTGGCTGGAAAAGTTGGTTTTCCGTTCTTTGGTGAGCTTATCCTCGATTGTCTGAACCGGACGGAGCAGGCGATGACACAGGCACATGTCTTTAAGGCTGCTGAACTATGTCTGATGGCTCAAGCTCAAGCGATGAATCTAACCCCTGATCAACTAAAATAGCGAATGGAACGATTATAGGAGGGTGGAATAGATGACTACACTTGGAGCAGCGATTATTGGCTGCGGGGCGATTTATCCTCTCCATGCTAAAGCAATATCAGCTATAACAGATGTAAATCTCCTTACTGTTGTAGATATTGATGCTGATAAAGCTAAACAAGCGGGAATAGAATACGCCTGCCATGTCACTGATGATTATAGGGAAATACTCAATGATAATCGTATTGACGTTGTACATCTCTGTACACCTCATTATCTTCATGCTGAAATGGCTGTAGAGCTATTGCATGCAGGGAAGCATGTATTAACTGAAAAACCAATCGCAGTTGATCTTCCTTCAGCCAAGCTTATGTTGGATGCAGCGGAAAAGAGTTCAGGCCAGCTTGGTGTGGTGTTCCAGAACCGTTATAATGATGCATCGATCTATATTAAGAAGACGATTGATTCTGGCGCTTTAGGAAAACTGCTTTGTATGAAGGGGATCGTAACCTGGCACCGAAACGAAAGTTATTACAGAGATAGTAACTGGAGAGGAAGATGGTCCACGGAAGGCGGAGGGGTTCTAATTAATCAGACCATTCATACCTTGGACTTACTCCAGTGGTTTGGAGGGGAGATAACCTCTGTGAAAGGCAGTATTACCACGGATGTGCTGGATGATGTCATTGAAGTAGAAGATACCGCACATGCTTGCATCGACTTCGCCACTAATGTTCGCGGGTTATTTTATGGTACGAATACCTATCTTGAGAACTCTCCGGTGGAGTTGGAGCTAGTCTTTGAAGAGGGAACGCTTACCCTTCGTAGAGACTACTTGTATCTTTGGAAAGATGGGAAGGAAAGCTTGGTTTGTCAGCCTATTTTCAGTCCTACCGAAGGAAAGTCGTATTGGGGGACTGGGCATAAAAGACTGATTGAGGACTTCTATGACCATATTTTTAGTGGACGAAAGTTTTGGCTTGATGGTTCTGAAGGGATAAAGGCACTGGAGCTTGTGAAGGCTATTTACAGCTCATCGCAGAGGAATAAATAATCATCAATATAGTAAAGCTGTTCCAAAAGTAGATTTATCTACAAATGAGACAGCTTTTTCGTGTTTAGGGACTTCCCACATTTGGTTAAACACTAAGAAGACTACGACTTGCAGAGGAAGATAGATTTGATTAATTCTCCTTAGTGGAATAATCTAAAGTAAGTATAGGTTATTAACAGCAAGATATCTGGAGGGTGCATACAATATGGAGAAAATACTACAGAACATTAGAACGAACACCAAACTAATTTCCATTGTGCAGACCATTGTTTTTATCTTTGTCATATTATACGTACTGATGTTTCTTTCTGGAGGATTATTCACCACCTTTTTTATTATGCTCATTGCTTGTTTTGTTAGTGTGATCGCTGCTTTACTCATGCTAATTCGAAAAAGCTTCTTATGGGCAATTGTTGATCTTGCTGCTGCGGGCAGTATGTTCATTTATTTTATTTATAATGCTTAACTGTTATTAATCCTTGCAAGAAGCGGGTTTATGGCTGTAGCTTAAGTTCCTTAACCTGGAGGACTTATTTCTCTCTTTTTTGCAAGCTTTTAAATAATTTATTTTTTTCATATAATAGTAGATATTAAATTTATAAATAATTGTAATACACTCGGATAAGGGTATAATTGAGACAGAAAAGGTGTGACGCCTAAGAAGGAGCGCCCACATCCTTTCTGCAAAATTCAGGGGATAAGGATGGTAATAATGGGCAAAAGT
This Paenibacillus sp. FSL R5-0345 DNA region includes the following protein-coding sequences:
- a CDS encoding sensor histidine kinase is translated as MKSLYVRMCILFCSAIVVSSLLGFLVSNIYYQAQIKSQNDAKLTGMAIEIQQFAETHPDSMEDYLQSVAKLGYKIYLTDAEGQSRFYGKPFRKEDLDKQQLEKVLNGQVYHGVEEFPDSAFITGFFDNQLSNTIGVPIEVNNETFALFMRPDAEVQFGELRVFFAVIIGFTVLFSLGFVMISVLHVVRPITRLTTATKRISKGRYDIKLNTWRRDEIGQLASHFMIMSRELERTNRARQEFVANVSHEIESPLTSIQGFAQTLKDPTLPEDERIEYLNIIDQESHRLSMLSKQLLTLSSLDYDPDSLQKKPIDLRAQLRQVVQIMEWRLTEKQLAVRLSLADIRVYGDSNLLYQVWMNLITNAIKYTPAEGSIMISAKLDEGNCVVTFSDTGEGIPAEELPLIFDRFYKVDRARTRETHSSGLGLAITQKIVETHNGTIEVSSTVGKGTTFTVTLPLL
- a CDS encoding ABC transporter permease; this translates as MFLALREMRHSKARYLLIMVIMLLVSFLVLFVTGLARGLAYANISAIENMPANYYVVQKDADQTFRRSQLTDTELGSVRAVVGDNNASSLALQMSTVTTNDTDTKADVTFFAVDMNGLLAPKVIEGDKITNDTQGSVIVDRDLEQSGIKIGSTIQDQATGKEFKVTGYVENSSYSHTPVVYINNKDWQEMRQGVNQGSEATSGAPFNVIALNANAGQVDKISASTKNVEVITQKEAISNIPGYSSEQGSLLMMIAFLFVIAGFVLAVFFYVITIQKTSQFGILKAMGTKMSYLAWSVVGQVMILAIASLSISLLLTFGMNQVLPDTMPFQLEPSTILLTSGLFVGMSLLGSLISVAKVAKVDALEAIGRAGA
- a CDS encoding ABC transporter ATP-binding protein, whose translation is MSTTKLLMKQVTKTYGDGDTTVSVLNNLNLIVNEGEFVAVLGPSGTGKSTFLSAAGALLTPTSGEIFIDGESLTDKSKSELTELRLEKIGFMFQSAQLLPYLKVEEQLLFVAKQAKMSAKEAKERAADLMKRLDIWKRRNHYPEQLSGGEKQRVAIARAWMNKPAILFADEPTASLDFKRGREVVRMIADEVKSEGKAAVMVTHDERMLEWCDRVLHLEDGHLVEHELSKI
- a CDS encoding asparaginase, translating into MNGFQSKLAKTTVAAGLTFTLLFSASTMLPVSTTYAAEVTQTIEGTVKLPKVQVIATGGTIAGKSVDETSFQNYKAGTLLMEDMVKALPNLKKFADVTSYQFGNAGSGSYTMQQLYDLSLNVDKALETQDGIVVTTGTDTMEEIAYFLDLTVRSSKPVVVTGSMRPWTVIGSDAQANLFNAIKLAASGKTKYYGTVLMLNDEIHTAREVTKTNAYRTDTFESPQLGILGYIDENNIRIYRANSRALLTADKWATPFDLTKIKSSDMPKVEIAYAYQDAGAGAIKGFVQDGAKGIVTSGTGAGGVSKAMGEARTKAIKENGVIFVATTRTGSGSNYTSSDGIIAGDNLNAAHARILLELALSFSSDFNTIKGWFDTYGSGQVTIADK
- a CDS encoding LysR family transcriptional regulator; this encodes MIVDTLRVFVTVAEQSHFSKAGELLNLSQPGVSLHIRNLENELGAKLLHRSPKQVRLTEAGAILYKHAKQILAHFEEAHQEIQMLQDEVTGSIHIGASFTIGEYILPSRLAEFANQYPQVKLQVTIGNTEEIIGGVRSNELDIGFIEGEAHENDLIVTPYMKDEMIIVSPADHPLSKRGAVEQSMLQNQVWVLREPGSGTRAFSDHFIQEEEIFVKRSYVFNSSQGVKEAVSSGLGIAMLSRWIVRKELACGEIYELPIRHHHLERQFSIIRHKESSSSMATNVFIQKLLVSRKDM
- a CDS encoding GNAT family N-acetyltransferase, with product MNILIRTATIDDTQEIARVSSELGYPLNIEQLEERIPEISNRKDHVIYVAESDRQLIGWIHASVRLLIESPPFVEIGGLVVDQQHRGVGTGKQLVEACERWAAQIGVNKLRVRTNQTREDAVRFYTRIGFSQKKAQFVLDKKI
- a CDS encoding helix-turn-helix domain-containing protein, whose translation is MNNPGNLSGRLLQNLKVTVTHAQLSNRYPGWNRTLETPAFNRLYYIDGGMGKVIINGITYYPKPGQLMIMPAGSTQTTETSIDDPYIRYYCHFDADIGEWPLFHAEKKLYICDSPNPDSIRAIFIEMIEQFQKDDVLSILRTQACLLNLIATCLESSDSSDTDFMTQFIHTGDQGKLAHVLHYIDKYLNKPIEIDDLAELVHLHPNYFIPYFKRFMGVTPMHYVQLKRMEHAKRQLSYTDFSISDIAEQVGMELAHFSKYFKKTMGLSPSAYRNSTK
- a CDS encoding Gfo/Idh/MocA family protein, with product MSTVRYGIIGIGNMGTAHAQSLLSDIKGAELTAVCDIREERLKWAEEQLPENVRKYSTPKELFESRIMDAVLICTPHYDHPTLAIEAFQHGYHVLVEKPAGVYTKAVQQMNDAAAQSDRKFGIMYNQRTNPLYQKLRDLIQSGELGEIRRTNWIITDWYRSQNYYNSGGWRATWAGEGGGVLLNQDPHQLDLWQWTTGMMPKRIRAFCHFGKYRNIEVEDDVTAYVEYENGATGLFITTTGEAPGTNRFEINGDNGKIVVEDGKLTFWRLRTPEPQFNAEFTGGFGSPECWKCEIPVENGGGEQHKGILRNFTNAILHDEVLLAPGEEGIKGLTLSNAMYLSAWTDNWVELPIDSDLFYEKLMEKVKNSTFQKETSESKTLNVKGTH
- a CDS encoding sugar phosphate isomerase/epimerase family protein — translated: MKRSTIAAQMYTLRDFTQTAEDLRTTFQKVSAMGYESIQISSIGPIDPKLVKKYADEAGLAICATHVSWERLVNDLDALAAEHKLWNCKYIGLGSLPEEFRTGIESYRKFAKLISEIALTLKEQYGLQFVYHNHDFEFERFDGITGMEVLLNETDPAVGFILDLYWVQAGGASPVEWIRKVEGRMQVVHLKDMEIIDRQQVFAEIGEGNMNYGEIITACRGTGVEWYVVEQDVCRRDPFESLEISLRYLLNLL
- a CDS encoding Gfo/Idh/MocA family protein, producing MNRKDGMNYAPTYEAKPIVKPGEFIFAAIALDHGHIYGMCNGLVEAGAELKWVYDPDVEKVRAFIAKYPGARAADSMDEILEDPEVRLIAAAAVPSERGPLGNKVMAHGKDYFTDKTPFTTLEQLDDARAMVAATNQKYMVYYSERLHVESAIYAGQLIRQGAIGRVLQVIGLGPHRLNASSRPEWFFERDKYGGILSDIGSHQIEQFLYYADCQDASIVHSKVANYNHPSYPELEDFGDATLVGDNGATQYFRVDWFTPDGLGTWGDGRTMIMGTEGYIELRKYTDVGRSNTTDHVYWVNGEGEHYEHVAGKVGFPFFGELILDCLNRTEQAMTQAHVFKAAELCLMAQAQAMNLTPDQLK
- a CDS encoding Gfo/Idh/MocA family protein, with the translated sequence MTTLGAAIIGCGAIYPLHAKAISAITDVNLLTVVDIDADKAKQAGIEYACHVTDDYREILNDNRIDVVHLCTPHYLHAEMAVELLHAGKHVLTEKPIAVDLPSAKLMLDAAEKSSGQLGVVFQNRYNDASIYIKKTIDSGALGKLLCMKGIVTWHRNESYYRDSNWRGRWSTEGGGVLINQTIHTLDLLQWFGGEITSVKGSITTDVLDDVIEVEDTAHACIDFATNVRGLFYGTNTYLENSPVELELVFEEGTLTLRRDYLYLWKDGKESLVCQPIFSPTEGKSYWGTGHKRLIEDFYDHIFSGRKFWLDGSEGIKALELVKAIYSSSQRNK